The Heliomicrobium gestii genome segment CGCCGCCGACATCGCAAACGGAGCGGTTCATCTTGCCCTGTTCATCTTCGAAAATACGCAAATGGGCGATTTTTTCCGCCACATAGCGGGCATCAGCGTCACCGTCGCCTTGACCGGCGCCGACGAGAACGACAAGGCCCGGTCCGATGGCGCCGATCTCAGCGCCTTCGACGGTCACCCGCCCGCGGAGCACCCGCTGAATCAACGCGCGCAAGCAACCCGCCTCCTCTAGAAAGCAGTTCCTGTCCAAAGAAGGGCTCAATGGTCTCTATCCCAAGAGGGACTCGCCTTCTTTGTCCGGCCGGGTGTTCGGCGTCAAACGACGCACTTCGAGAACATCCCGCACTTTCATCAGTTTATCCATCAGGTATTTCAGGTGACCCAAATCACGGATTTCGACGACCATGTTGATCTGGGCCATCTTGTTTTTCGTCGCTCGCGAGTAGATGGAGTTGATCGCCGTCTTCGTGTCGGCCACCGACAGCATCACATCAGTCGTCAGCCGCTCGCGATCCATGGCGATGACCTCCATCTCGACCTGGTAGGTGGCGTGGGAGGTCGTGTCCCAGGCCACCTCGACGATGCGTTCGCGTTCCTCCGCCGACATGTTGACCACGTTGGTGCAGTCTACACGGTGGATGGAAACGCCCCGCCCCTTGGTGATGTAACCGATGATCTCATCGCCCGGCAAGGGGTTGCAGCAACGGGAAAAGCGGATCAGCACGTTGTCAACGCCGCGCACCCGCACCCCCTGGGAAGGCTTGCCGAAACCGGAAAAGGGCTTTACTTCCGGCGGCGCCGCCACATCCTCTTCCAGGCGCTTTTCCTTTTTCAGTTCCTCTTTCAGGCGAAGGATGATCTGGTTGACCGTCAAGACGCCGTCGCCGACGGCAAAGTAGAGATCATCAACGTTCTGGTAGTTGAAGCGCTTGCTGATGTCCAGCACCCGTTCGGCTTTCAGGACATCGGCGGGATCGAACTTCAGCCGTTTCAATTCCAGTTCGATGGCTTCCCGGCCCCGCTCGACGAACTCCTCGCGCTTCTCCTTCTTGAACCACTGGCGGATGCGGTTGCGGGCGTTCGACGTTTTGACGACATTCAACCAGTCCCGTGAGGGTCCTGCCGTCGTTTTGGTCAATACTTCAATGATCTCGCCGTTGTTCAGTTGGTAGTCCAGGGGAACGATGCGCCCGTTCACCTTGGCGCCCATGCAGCGGTGGCCCACATTGGAGTGGATGCGGTAGGCAAAGTCGATCGGCGTGGACCCGGCCGGCAGTTCAATCACGTCGCCTTTCGGGGTGAAAACGAAGACGGCGTCGGAGAAAAACTCGATCTTCAGGGTCTCCATGAAGGTCTGCGTGTCTTTCTGGTCTGACTGCCATTCGAGCATCTGACGCAGCCAGGCCAACTTTTCCTCGAAGCTCCGTCCCTGCGCTTTGCCGCCCTCCTTGTACTTCCAGTGGGCGGCGATCCCGTATTCAGCGGTCCGGTGCATCTCAGAGGTGCGGATCTGCACTTCGAAGGGCTCACCGAGGGGGCCGACCAGGGTGGTGTGCAGCGACTGGTACATGTTCGTCTTCGGTGTGGCGATGTAGTCCTTGAAGCGCATGGGTATCGGTTTCCAGATGGTATGGATGATCCCGAGGGCGCCGTAGCAGTCCTTCACAGAGTCGACAAGGACGCGGACGGCGATCAGGTCGTAGATCTCGGAGAGATCCTTCTTTTGGGCGGTCATTTTGCGATAGATGGAGTAGAAATGCTTCGGCCGTCCCGAGATCTCCGCCTTGATGGCGACGGCGGTCAACTTTTCTTGCAAGACGGCGATGATCTCGTTGATGCGCTCCTCACGCTCGGCGCGTTTGGTGGCGATGCGCGTCACCAGGTCATAGTAGGTGTCCGGTTCCATGTAACGCAGCGACAGGTCTTCCAGTTCCCACTTGACTCGCGAGATCCCCAGGCGGTTGGCCAGCGGGGCGAAGAGTTCGATCGTCTCGATGGCGATCTCCCGCTGTTTTTCCGGCGTCTGGTGCTTGAGGGTGCGCATGTTGTGCAAGCGGTCAGCCAGTTTGATCAAGATGACGCGAATGTCCTTGGCCATGGCCAAGAACATCTTGCGCAGGCTCTCGACCTGCTGCTCCTGCTTGGAGTGAAACTCCAGGCGGCTCAGCTTGGTCACACCGTCGACCATGAGGGCGACTTCGGAGCCGAATTCCTTTTCCAACTGTTCCCGCGTCACCGGTGTGTCCTCCACAACATCGTGGAGCAGACAGGCGGCGATGGTGGCAACATCCAGTTCCAAGTCGGCCAAGATATAGGCAACGGCCATTGGGTGATAGATGTAGGGTTCCCCGGACTTGCGCAGTTGGCCCGTGTGGGCTTCATCGGCGTATTCAAAGGCCCGGCGGACAAATTCGAGGTCGCTTGGATTTTGCGTATAGCTCTGGACACGCTTTAACAATTGTCCTAAGGTTACCTGCATCTGCTCACCTCCCCGCGAGGCCTTTCGGCATGTCTTATTAAATATATGAAAACCTAAAAAAGGGCAAGATACTATATTATTTTCTCTTCATAAGTCGGAAATCCTCCAAAGGAATCGAAATCCTCATCTTCCCTATTCTTCTGCTGTTGGCATTCATTGTTCCATATTTTTCTATGACCTATTCCCCGGAGGTGAAACAAAAAACCCCCGGCAATCGGGGGGTTATTCATTTTCCTTCCGGTGCGCTTTTTGACAGTCGCCGCAACGCTCATCACAGGGCTCCTGGTGGACGAGAACGGTGCTACGGGGGAAAATCTCCTGGATTTCTCGGGCCACCCGGTGGGAGATGTCGTAGCTTTCTTCAATGGAGGTTTTTTTACAAAAGACCATATGCATGTCAATGTGCCGTTCAGCGCCGGCGCGGCGTGTCCGGATGGCATGGACATTGACATACTTGGCCGCATGGCGTTGGATCCGCTCCTGGATCTGGCTCTCCTCCTCTTCGGGCAGCCGCTGATCCAAGAGAGGCATAAAGGCCTCCTGCAACAGATCCCATGATGCCTTGATGATCAGGAGGGCTACGCCAATGGCCACGATTGGGTCAAGGAGCGTCCAACCGGTCAGCTTCAGAAGGATTAAGCCGAAAAGGACGCCCAGTGACGTATATACGTCGGTGCGCAGGTGCAAAGCGTCGGCTTCCAAAGCCACTGACTCGGTCTTGCGGGCCACCGCCATCAACCGGAAGGAGACATAGTAGTTGACGCCCGCTGAGATGGCCATGATGACGACGCCCCAGCCTGTCTCTGGCGGTGCGCCGCCATGGCTGAGCTTCTCGACAGCCTCGTAGATAATCCAGACGGCAGCCACGAAAATCAAGAGCGCCTCGATTGTGCCCGCCACGTTTTCAATTTTGCCGTGTCCGAACTGATGATTGTCGTCAGCCGGGCGGCTGGCTTCACGGACGCTGAAAAAGGCGATCAACGCCGCCACCAAATCGATCCCGGAATGGATGCCCTCGGAGATGACGCTGACCGACCCGCTTAACCAACCGATCGTCAGCTTGCCGACGACCAGAAATGAATTGGACATAACCGATAACTGCGCGACTCGCAGCCGTTCATCCACAACCTCGTTCCCCTTTTTCTCCTGCCTTGCATGAATCGGCAACCGGTAAACTTCCGTCCTCTATTGTAGCACAATACCCGCATACAGAAAGCACCCCAGTTGCCTGGAGTGCTTTTCCAGCTTTCCTTTGATCGCGTCTGGCCCATCGCCATCGCTTTTTTTACCGGCGCCTTGAGATGCGCGATGATTTCGCTGAAATCATCTTCCGATGTTTCTGTTACGCCGCTTTCATTTTTGCCCGGCGCTGCGCCTTTTCGATCTGTTTCAGGTCATACCAGATCGGGCTGGCGTTGAAGATAGACGAGTAAGCTCCGGAAATGACGCCGATCAACATGGCCAGGTTGAAGACCCGCGTCGAGGCGCCGCCCCAGAAGAGCAAGGCGACGAGGACGAAGATGACCATGAGGACGGTGATGATGGACCGGGTCATCGTTTCCGTTACGGAGCGGTTGACCAGGGCGTCCATGGGCTCGTCTTTTTTCTTCTTGCGCAGGTTCTCCCGGATGCGGTCGAAGATGACGATGGTGTCGTTGATGGAGTAACCGAAGACGGTGAGGATGGCGGCGACAAAGGTGCTGTCCACCTCAATGTAAAAGATGGAGAAGAGCCCCGCCACCACCAAGATATCGTGGAACAACGCTACGATGGCGGCTACGGCAAATTTGAATTCAAACCGGTAGGAAATATAGGCGACCATGCCGATGGCAGCCAGCAACAGCGCCAGCAAGGCGTTGCGAGCCAGTTCCTGGCCGATGGTTGGACCAATGGTTTGGTCGCTGCGGATGGATAGTTCACCCACCTGTCCTTTCATCGACTCCAGCAACTGATTCCGCTGGCTCTGATCCAGCGGGTGGGTCCGAACGATCACGTTATTTCCTTCAGCCAGTTGAACCTCTGTTTTGCCGATGTTGGCATTATCCAGGACAGTGCGGACCTGTTCGACAGTGACCGCATGTTCAAAATGCAGCTCCAGCTTGGATCCGCCAGTAAAATCGATGCCGAGGTTCAGCCCGCGAAGCATCAGGGAGATTAACCCCGGAATCAGGATCAATAGAGATAGGGCATACCAGATTTTGCGACGACCGATCATGTTCATGTCCGGGCTTCCCTCCTATCAGGCGCCGTAGAGTTTCTTGTTGTTCAGGATGCCGCTGCCGCCGGCAGACCGCAGCAACAGCCGGGTGAAACTGATGGCCGTAAACATGCTGACGACAATGCCGATGCCCAATGTGATGGCAAAGCCACGAATCGGGCCAGTGCCGAGAGAGTAGAGAACGACAACAGAGATCAGCGTGGTTACGTTGGAATCTAAAATGGTGGTAAAGGCGCGATGGAATCCGTCCTCAATGGCTGTGCGCAGCGTCTTGCCATGGCGAAGTTCATCTTTCAACCGCTCGTAGATGATGACGTTGGCGTCGACGGCGACACCAAGGGATAGGAGAAAGCCAGCGATGCCAGGCAACGTCCATGTCGCGTGGAGCCATGTCAAGATGCCGACAACGATCACCGAGTAGAGGATCAGGGAGATGATCGCCACAAAGCCGGGAACGCGATAGTAGAGGAACATAAAAGCGAAGATCAGGCCAATTCCGATGATGGCCGCTGTCTCGCTCTTATCCAAACTCTCGGCGCCGAGGGTCGGACCGACGGTCTGCTTTTCCACCATATCCATCTTGACCGGCAAGGCGCCCGAATTCAGGAGCAAGGCGATGCGACGGGCGTCTTCCAGCGAGCCGTAACCGGTGATGCGAGCTTGCCCGCCTGTGATCGGTTCGGTGACAGTCGGGTTCTGCAAAAGATCTTGGTCCAAATAGATGCCGATCGGTTTGCCCACATTGGCCCGGGTCACATCGGCAAACTTTTTCGCGCCTTCACTGTTCAGGGTCATCTGAACGATGGCCGTCTTGCTTCCAGGCTCCAAGGCCTCTTTGGCCTCTTTCAGATCCTTGCCTTCGATAACCGTTTTGCCGTCTGTCGTGCGGAAGGTCAGGACGGCTGTTTTGCCGATCAGATCGACTGCTTTATCGGGATCCTGAATCCCAGCCAGTTCGATCAGCAGCCGGTTGGTTCCTTCCAACTGGATCCGCGGCTCCGCAACGCCGAGCCCGTTGATCCGTTGTTCCATAATGGCCTGAACCTGCTGCATCTCTTCCTTGGTTACTTTGCGGTCTGGTGTCTCTTCTGCCTGCAAGACCACATAAAGACCGCCTTGCAGGTCGAGCCCAAGCTTCGCGTTTTGCTTAATCGGGCCGTAACTCAAGGCGGCAGCAACGGCCACCACCAAAATTAAGGCCACCAGTTGGAGCGTTTTGCGTGCATTCATATTTTGCCCGCTGCCTCCTTGTAAAGGTTTGCTTTTTTTCTACGGATGATTGCCTGGGAATACGAAACAATTCGAATTATACTCCCAAATCTCAAAGAATGTCAAACAAAAGCGCTGTAGTTACAAAAATTAACTAAAGCATCTTGGCATCATTAATTATTAAGTGAAAGCGACAATTCAGAAAGGCAGCTGCCCGGCGGCACATGACCATGCGGGGCAGAAAAATCTCGAAGTAATCCAGGAGCGGGCTGATCTCCGGGTCTGTCTTGAGCGTTAAGGTGATGTCCTGGCCCTCCAGCACAAGTTTGGATTCGCGAACAGCGTAATTGACACGGTCATGGATGTCGAAGGAAACCCGTTCCTTGTTGCGAACGCGGCGGAAGTGGACGTCGCTCTTGTCCGCCAGGACGAGGGCGGCGCCAGCGGCGTTCACCACCTGGCCGACCGTTTCGTCATGATTGCCGATGGCGGCCATCACTTCGGCGATCTCCGGGAAGTCCATCTTCATATCGCGCAAGATGCTGCGGGCCAGCAAGGCGCCGATTTGAGCATGTCCATCACGGCTGACGGCATTGCCAATGTCGTGCATGTAGCCGGCGATGGCGGCCAATTCGGCGACACGCTCAGGGTAGTTGAGGTGAGACAGAATCGCCTCCGCCTGAGCGCTGACCTGGGCGGAATGACGGAGTCCGTGTTCCGTATAGCCGAGCACGCTGAGGCGCTCATCGCCTTTTTCGATGTACGCCCGGACTTCCGGGTTTTCACGAATCGCGCGAATATCGACAGTCATGGCTCTCTTCCTTTTCTCTGGCTTAGCGTGCTTACCTGGCTTACCTGGTTTGCTTGGCTTACTTCGTTTGCTACGGATTGCTCCATATTTCTCCGTGTTTCTTTATCGTAAGCTGGACATCGTCTTAACCTGGATATAGCCGTCATGGACGGACATGAATAGACCGCTGAGTAGTTTGCTCAGCGGCCAGGAAGAAAATCCGGAAAATCGAGTTCCATCTGACGGTTGACACGCATGTACTCGACAATCAGTCGATCCAGTTCACAGGATTTTCGATATAAAAGGCCACTCGTCAGATTGCGGCAATCGAATTTTCGGGCTAATCGATCCAATTCTTTGCGTTTACGCTGAATCCGGCGCAAGAGCACCAAGGAATCCATTTTTCCTCCTCCCCTCGACAGTTCAATGGCTACACAATAACGGAATTCGCTTCTCACTTACACATTCGACCCATATTCTCGAATTCCTGTTATTAATGTAAACTTTTTGAAATATTTTGTCAAAGGGAGGAACACGTTATTCCTTTTCTGCGATCTCAACGATAGCCGTCTTGGCCAGTTCAACCTGAACCCCTTCGGCGATTTTGACGGTGATCGTATCTTCACCCACTTCTGTGACGACGCCGTAAATGCCCCCGGCAGTCAGGACCCTCTCATGGACCCTCACTTTGTCCAGCATCTCTTTGTGCTGTTTTTGCGCTTTCTTCTGCGGACGAATGAAGAGAAGGTAGAAAAGTCCGAACATGGCGACCAGATAGACCAACAAAAGGGAGGACGAATCCATGACAGTTAACCCCCTTCTTAAGATACACTTTCATTCTTTCATGATTTTTACGGTTTTCGTTCGATGCCGCCTAAGCCTTTTCCTCCCCATATTTGTCAAAAAAGGCCTTTTTCGCTTCCAGGAAGCGCCCCTCCAGGATAGACCGGCGGATCGTCCGCATGATGTTCAGGAGCATATGCAGGTTATGGATGGTCAGGAGGCGGTAGACGAGAATTTCCTCGGCCTTGTAGAGGTGGCGCAGGTAGGCGCGGCTGTAGTTGCGGCAGGTGTAGCAACTGCACTCGGGATCGAGGCGGTCGAAGTCACGGGCGTGTTCGGCATTGCGGATAACCACCTTGCCATGGGAGGTAAAGGCGAGTCCATTGCGGGCCACCCGGGTGGGCAGCACACAGTCGAACATGTCGACGCCCCGTTCGACGCCCTCCCAGAGGCAATCCGGGCTGCCGACGCCCATCAGGTAACGGGGCTTGTCTGCCGGCAGTACCGGGACGGTGGCGTCGAGCATCTCGTACATCAACGGTTTCGGCTCGCCAACGCTCAACCCGCCGATGCCGTAGCCAGGGAAATCCATTTCCACCAGGCGGGCGGCGCTTTCCTTGCGCAGGTCAGCGTACATGCCTCCCTGGGTGATGCCAAAGAGCGCCTGATCCTCTCGGGTATGGGCGGACTGGCAGCGTTTGGCCCAACGGGTCGTCATCTCCAGTGATTTTTGGGCGTAATCGCGTTCGGCGGGATAGGGTGGGCACTCGTCAAAGGCCATGATGATGTCGGCGCCAAGGTCCATCTGGATCTGGATTGACTTCTCCGGTGTAAAAAAGTGCTCTGACCCGTCAATGTGGCTCTTGAAGCGCACGCCCTCTTCGGTGATCTTGCGGAGCGGTCCGAGGCTGAAAACCTGGTATCCACCGGAGTCGGTGAGGATGCCCTGGGGCCAGTTCATGAATTTGTGCAGGCCGCCGGCCTCGCGCACCAGGTCGGAGCCGGGCCGCAGGTAGAGGTGGTAGGTGTTCGACAGGATGATGCCGGCGCCAAGGTCGCGCACCTCTTCCGGCGTCATCGTCTTGACGGTGGCCTGGGTGCCGACCGGCATGAAGATGGGCGTTTCGAAGGAGCCGTGAGGGGTATGTAGGATCCCCGCCCGGGCGCTGGTTCGGTCACATTTTTTGGTGAGTTCGTAATGGACTGCGGCGGTCAAGGCGCTTCCTCCTAGCGGCTCCGGCGCGTTGAGGCTGCTAGAGCCATGTTCTTCTAACCTTTTGCAAACTGTAACGTTACGTCGGGGGCCGATTGGCTCCGCTCGCGAAGGGCTCCGTGGCTACTCGCTTGCTTGCTCCGCCCAAATGCTCGCTGCACCAATCGGCCCCCAGACTGCTGTTAGGGTTACGTTGTTTTCAGAGCTTATTCTGCTTGTTTAAGATTCATCCGTGGCATGAGTTTCTATCTACTAAGGGCTAAACTGCCGCTCCCAGCGGTTCTCCACCTAAACGCTTAGATGATCAACATGGCGTCTCCGAAACTGAAGAAACGATACCCCTGTTTCAGGGCCTCCTGGTATGCGGCCAGTATGTTTTCGCGTCCGGCAAAGGCGGAGACGAGCATGAGCAGGGTGGACTTGGGAAGGTGGAAGTTGGTGATCATGCCGTCGATGCAGTGGAAGGTGTATCCGGGATAGATGAAGATGTCTGTCCAGCCGGAACTGGCCGCAATCGCGCCGTTGTTGCGGCTGGCGACGGTTTCGAGGGTGCGGGCGACGGTGGTGCCAACGGCGATGACACGGCGTCCCTCCCCTTTTGCCTTTGCGATGGCTTCAGCGGCCTCGGGGTCGACTTGAAAGAACTCGGAGTGCATCTTGTGATCCTCGATGCGGTCAACTTGCACAGGCCGGAAGGTGCCGAGGCCCACATGAAGCAGAACAGAGGTGGTCTCGATCCCTCGCTGCCTCAATCGGTCGAGCAGTTGGGGCGTGAAGTGGAGTCCTGCTGTCGGGGCTGCCGCCGATCCCCGTTCACGGTTGTATACCGTCTGGTAGCGCTCAGCTTCTGCCTGGGGCAAGGGGGTTTCAATGTACGGCGGCAGGGGCATTTCGCCGAGTTCGTCGATGAGTTTGTCAAAATCTCCGGTGTACTCAAAGCGGACGATCCGTCCGCCAAAATCGGTCGTTTCCTGAATTTCCGCCGCCAACCGGCCTTCGCCGAAGTCGACAACGGTTCCCGGTTTCAGTCGCCGGCCGGGCCGGACCAACACTTCCCAGCGATCATCGCCTCGGGGGGTGAGCAAGACCATCTCGACGGCTACATCGCTTTCGCGTTTTTTTCCATATAAACGGGCTGGAATCACGCGGGTGCGGTTGACGACCAGCAGGTCGCCCGGTTGCAGGATGTCGACGATCTGATGAAAGATCCGGTGGTCGACAACGCCGCTTTCTCGATCAAGGAGCATCAAGCGAGAGGCGTCTCTTGGTTCTGCCGGTGTCTGTGCGATCGCTTCCTTCGGCAAATCATAATCGTAAAGCGCGACTTCCATTATTTCCCCCAATTGTTCATGATCCGCAACCGTCCGTCGCGACGATCGGCATTGTAATAATGTTCGATAATGTCATTGTACCCTTTCCCGTCGCGCGCCAAGCCCATGGCGCCCCATTGGCTCAAGCCCACGCCGTGGCCGAAGCCATAGCCATCAAGGACAATCGAGCCGCCAGACGCGGTTGACGGTGTTTTGGGCGCCGGACCGGCGCCGTCGGGCGTAATGACGTAAAAATCACTGTTCATCTCCGCCTGACCCTCGGCGGTGATCCCGTAGATCCCGCCTGCCGGGAGGGCGCTTTTTCTGAGCCCTTCAGCGCCGTATCCCATGACCATATAGCTGGCGCCGCCATCGGTGACGGTGAACTTCGTCGATGGCGCATCCAACAATTGACGTACACGATCCCGCTCAACCGTTACGGTCCCCCGTGAGCCGACAACGTCCAGGCGGATCACACGCCCCGAGGCGGTCGTCTCAGCGACGCGCAGTCGCTGCACCTCTCCCGGATCCTTACCGGTCAGGGAGAGGGTTTTCCGGGCCACATCGGCCGGTGAGAGGTTTTTCCGCCAATGGTAGGCAAGGGCCGCCGTCCCGCCCCACTCCTCGGCGTATTTGTCTTCCGGCGCCGGAACGCCACGCAGGTAGGGCACATCGCTGTTCCAAACCCAACGGGCATCTTCCGTATACCCTCCGCTGTTGGAATGAAAAACAGCCTCGATGAGCGCCCCGTCAAAGGTGATGACCTGCCCGCGCGTATCGTCAACAGCCTTGCGGACCTTTGGGGATTCGCCATCGGCCCCCTTGTACACCTGACTCCCTTGATCATCCCGCAGATCATAGAAGTCGCCGGCCTGGGCACGACGTTCGCGCTTCTGCAAGGCATAGGTGCGCGAAACGACGGCCTGGGTTTTCATCGCCTCCTCAGGCGCATTCAGACCGATCTCCTGTCCGACGACACCGTAAAGGTATGTTTCCACATCGATCACATTGATCAGCGCCAGATTGCTGGCGCCTTGTGAGCGGAGATGGTAGAGACGCAGACTGCCACGGTATTTTTTACCGTTGATTTCGATCCTATTCTCACCATCACCGAGGGCTTGCAGCAACAGGGGGCCACCGAAGGCCTTTGCCAATGGCCGACCATTTTTCTCCAGTTTGATGGACGATCCGGCGGCGGCGGCGTGCCATGCATCGGTGGAAGCGACAGGTTCCACCAGCATTTTTAAGTCCTCATCATAC includes the following:
- a CDS encoding RelA/SpoT family protein → MQVTLGQLLKRVQSYTQNPSDLEFVRRAFEYADEAHTGQLRKSGEPYIYHPMAVAYILADLELDVATIAACLLHDVVEDTPVTREQLEKEFGSEVALMVDGVTKLSRLEFHSKQEQQVESLRKMFLAMAKDIRVILIKLADRLHNMRTLKHQTPEKQREIAIETIELFAPLANRLGISRVKWELEDLSLRYMEPDTYYDLVTRIATKRAEREERINEIIAVLQEKLTAVAIKAEISGRPKHFYSIYRKMTAQKKDLSEIYDLIAVRVLVDSVKDCYGALGIIHTIWKPIPMRFKDYIATPKTNMYQSLHTTLVGPLGEPFEVQIRTSEMHRTAEYGIAAHWKYKEGGKAQGRSFEEKLAWLRQMLEWQSDQKDTQTFMETLKIEFFSDAVFVFTPKGDVIELPAGSTPIDFAYRIHSNVGHRCMGAKVNGRIVPLDYQLNNGEIIEVLTKTTAGPSRDWLNVVKTSNARNRIRQWFKKEKREEFVERGREAIELELKRLKFDPADVLKAERVLDISKRFNYQNVDDLYFAVGDGVLTVNQIILRLKEELKKEKRLEEDVAAPPEVKPFSGFGKPSQGVRVRGVDNVLIRFSRCCNPLPGDEIIGYITKGRGVSIHRVDCTNVVNMSAEERERIVEVAWDTTSHATYQVEMEVIAMDRERLTTDVMLSVADTKTAINSIYSRATKNKMAQINMVVEIRDLGHLKYLMDKLMKVRDVLEVRRLTPNTRPDKEGESLLG
- the secD gene encoding protein translocase subunit SecD → MNARKTLQLVALILVVAVAAALSYGPIKQNAKLGLDLQGGLYVVLQAEETPDRKVTKEEMQQVQAIMEQRINGLGVAEPRIQLEGTNRLLIELAGIQDPDKAVDLIGKTAVLTFRTTDGKTVIEGKDLKEAKEALEPGSKTAIVQMTLNSEGAKKFADVTRANVGKPIGIYLDQDLLQNPTVTEPITGGQARITGYGSLEDARRIALLLNSGALPVKMDMVEKQTVGPTLGAESLDKSETAAIIGIGLIFAFMFLYYRVPGFVAIISLILYSVIVVGILTWLHATWTLPGIAGFLLSLGVAVDANVIIYERLKDELRHGKTLRTAIEDGFHRAFTTILDSNVTTLISVVVLYSLGTGPIRGFAITLGIGIVVSMFTAISFTRLLLRSAGGSGILNNKKLYGA
- the queA gene encoding tRNA preQ1(34) S-adenosylmethionine ribosyltransferase-isomerase QueA, which codes for MEVALYDYDLPKEAIAQTPAEPRDASRLMLLDRESGVVDHRIFHQIVDILQPGDLLVVNRTRVIPARLYGKKRESDVAVEMVLLTPRGDDRWEVLVRPGRRLKPGTVVDFGEGRLAAEIQETTDFGGRIVRFEYTGDFDKLIDELGEMPLPPYIETPLPQAEAERYQTVYNRERGSAAAPTAGLHFTPQLLDRLRQRGIETTSVLLHVGLGTFRPVQVDRIEDHKMHSEFFQVDPEAAEAIAKAKGEGRRVIAVGTTVARTLETVASRNNGAIAASSGWTDIFIYPGYTFHCIDGMITNFHLPKSTLLMLVSAFAGRENILAAYQEALKQGYRFFSFGDAMLII
- the tgt gene encoding tRNA guanosine(34) transglycosylase Tgt, which produces MTAAVHYELTKKCDRTSARAGILHTPHGSFETPIFMPVGTQATVKTMTPEEVRDLGAGIILSNTYHLYLRPGSDLVREAGGLHKFMNWPQGILTDSGGYQVFSLGPLRKITEEGVRFKSHIDGSEHFFTPEKSIQIQMDLGADIIMAFDECPPYPAERDYAQKSLEMTTRWAKRCQSAHTREDQALFGITQGGMYADLRKESAARLVEMDFPGYGIGGLSVGEPKPLMYEMLDATVPVLPADKPRYLMGVGSPDCLWEGVERGVDMFDCVLPTRVARNGLAFTSHGKVVIRNAEHARDFDRLDPECSCYTCRNYSRAYLRHLYKAEEILVYRLLTIHNLHMLLNIMRTIRRSILEGRFLEAKKAFFDKYGEEKA
- a CDS encoding cation diffusion facilitator family transporter yields the protein MDERLRVAQLSVMSNSFLVVGKLTIGWLSGSVSVISEGIHSGIDLVAALIAFFSVREASRPADDNHQFGHGKIENVAGTIEALLIFVAAVWIIYEAVEKLSHGGAPPETGWGVVIMAISAGVNYYVSFRLMAVARKTESVALEADALHLRTDVYTSLGVLFGLILLKLTGWTLLDPIVAIGVALLIIKASWDLLQEAFMPLLDQRLPEEEESQIQERIQRHAAKYVNVHAIRTRRAGAERHIDMHMVFCKKTSIEESYDISHRVAREIQEIFPRSTVLVHQEPCDERCGDCQKAHRKENE
- a CDS encoding aspartyl-phosphate phosphatase Spo0E family protein gives rise to the protein MDSLVLLRRIQRKRKELDRLARKFDCRNLTSGLLYRKSCELDRLIVEYMRVNRQMELDFPDFLPGR
- the yajC gene encoding preprotein translocase subunit YajC, with translation MDSSSLLLVYLVAMFGLFYLLFIRPQKKAQKQHKEMLDKVRVHERVLTAGGIYGVVTEVGEDTITVKIAEGVQVELAKTAIVEIAEKE
- a CDS encoding HD domain-containing protein → MTVDIRAIRENPEVRAYIEKGDERLSVLGYTEHGLRHSAQVSAQAEAILSHLNYPERVAELAAIAGYMHDIGNAVSRDGHAQIGALLARSILRDMKMDFPEIAEVMAAIGNHDETVGQVVNAAGAALVLADKSDVHFRRVRNKERVSFDIHDRVNYAVRESKLVLEGQDITLTLKTDPEISPLLDYFEIFLPRMVMCRRAAAFLNCRFHLIINDAKML
- the secF gene encoding protein translocase subunit SecF, which translates into the protein MNMIGRRKIWYALSLLILIPGLISLMLRGLNLGIDFTGGSKLELHFEHAVTVEQVRTVLDNANIGKTEVQLAEGNNVIVRTHPLDQSQRNQLLESMKGQVGELSIRSDQTIGPTIGQELARNALLALLLAAIGMVAYISYRFEFKFAVAAIVALFHDILVVAGLFSIFYIEVDSTFVAAILTVFGYSINDTIVIFDRIRENLRKKKKDEPMDALVNRSVTETMTRSIITVLMVIFVLVALLFWGGASTRVFNLAMLIGVISGAYSSIFNASPIWYDLKQIEKAQRRAKMKAA
- a CDS encoding SpoIID/LytB domain-containing protein, whose translation is MRGSKRNRLATLLARFTLVNLILFLSLLMALGAAGAAETGATPALRVLIDQRSSVDIKVLSGTYQWYDEDLKMLVEPVASTDAWHAAAAGSSIKLEKNGRPLAKAFGGPLLLQALGDGENRIEINGKKYRGSLRLYHLRSQGASNLALINVIDVETYLYGVVGQEIGLNAPEEAMKTQAVVSRTYALQKRERRAQAGDFYDLRDDQGSQVYKGADGESPKVRKAVDDTRGQVITFDGALIEAVFHSNSGGYTEDARWVWNSDVPYLRGVPAPEDKYAEEWGGTAALAYHWRKNLSPADVARKTLSLTGKDPGEVQRLRVAETTASGRVIRLDVVGSRGTVTVERDRVRQLLDAPSTKFTVTDGGASYMVMGYGAEGLRKSALPAGGIYGITAEGQAEMNSDFYVITPDGAGPAPKTPSTASGGSIVLDGYGFGHGVGLSQWGAMGLARDGKGYNDIIEHYYNADRRDGRLRIMNNWGK